One window of the Salvia splendens isolate huo1 chromosome 1, SspV2, whole genome shotgun sequence genome contains the following:
- the LOC121810699 gene encoding probable glucuronosyltransferase Os01g0926700 — protein MATINSGNKTTRSHSHHHTSFTRVHHFAALALVAATFFLTRLFDHSISPCSDANLYTTPDDTVRSRGYANLKIYVYDKDEIDGLQLLLSGRDGKISADACVKGQWGTQVKIHRLLLQSTYRTRKKEEADLFFVPSYVKCVRMMGGLNDKEINQTYVKVLSQMPYFRLSGGRNHIFVFPSGAGAHLFKSWATYINRSIILTPEGDRTDKRAISAFNTWKDIIIPGNIDDGMTINNPRLVDPLPLSKRKYLANYLGRAQGKIGRLRLIELAKEYPDKLESPVLKFSGPEKLGKRDYFLHLLNAKFCLAPRGESSWTLRFYESFFVECVPVILSDQVELPFQDVVDYSQISIKWPSTRTGKELLDYLESISDNEIEEMIARGRRVRCLWVYATESKSCSAFSGILGELQKKVRQFHQSVETFWLHNGSLVSRDLVEFSKWKPPMPLP, from the exons ATGGCCACCATAAATTCCGGCAACAAAACCACCAGATCACACTCTCACCACCACACCTCCTTCACCCGAGTTCACCACTTCGCCGCCCTAGCACTCGTCGCCGCCACCTTCTTCCTCACCAGACTCTTCGACCACTCTATTTCCCCCTGCTCCGATGCCAATCTCTACACCACCCCCGACGACACCGTTCGATCCCGAGGCTATGCTAATTTAAAGATCTATGTGTACGACAAGGACGAGATCGACGGCTTGCAGCTGCTCCTGTCCGGACGCGATGGGAAGATTTCTGCCGACGCTTGCGTTAAAGGCCAATGGGGCACTCAG GTTAAAATACATAGGTTGCTGTTGCAGTCAACATATCGGACTAGAAAGAAAGAGGAAGCAGATTTGTTCTTTGTTCCATCTTATGTTAAATGTGTTCGAATGATGGGTGGGCTGAATGACAAAGAGATCAACCAAACTTATGTCAAG GTTTTAAGTCAAATGCCATATTTCAGGTTATCTGGTGGCCGCAACCATATTTTTGTATTCCCAAG CGGTGCTGGAGCTCACTTGTTCAAGTCTTGGGCTACATATATAAATCGTTCCATAATTCTGACTCCGGAG GGTGACCGGACTGATAAGCGAGCCATTAGTGCCTTCAATACATGGAAAGATATTATCATACCCGGTAATATTGATGATGGGATGACAATTAATAATCCAAGGCTTGTTGATCCTTTGCCTTTATCAAAGAGAAAATATTTGGCAAATTACTTAGGTCGAGCACAAGGAAAGATTGGTCGTCTTCGATTGATAGAACTTGCAAAGGAATATCCTGATAAG TTGGAATCTCCAGTGTTGAAATTCAGTGGCCCAGAAAAACTTGGGAAGAGGGATTACTTTCTACATCTGCTAAATGCAAAATTCTGCCTTGCTCCACGTGGAGAGTCATCGTGGACACTTCGCTTCTACGAGTCATTCTTTGTG GAGTGTGTCCCGGTTATCCTATCGGATCAGGTAGAGCTACCTTTCCAGGATGTAGTCGACTACTCCCAGATATCAATCAAATGGCCATCCACTCGGACAGGGAAAGAACTTTTGGATTACTTGGAATCGATTTCAG ATAATGAGATAGAAGAAATGATCGCCCGAGGGCGGAGAGTGAGGTGCTTATGGGTGTATGCTACAGAATCGAAATCATGCTCGGCTTTCAGTGGAATTCTTGGGGAGCTTCAGAAGAAAGTGAGGCAATTCCATCAGTCAGTAGAGACGTTTTGGCTGCATAATGGAAGTTTAGTGAGTAGAGATTTGGTGGAGTTCAGCAAATGGAAACCACCCATGCCATTGCCTTAA
- the LOC121810864 gene encoding bidirectional sugar transporter SWEET1-like — MSHQAKALHLVFGVIGNGTGLFLFLSPSITFKRIIKNRSTEQFSGIPYVMALLNCLLAAWYGLPFVSPNNYMVTAINGTGVVIESVYVLIFLVFAAKKEKGRTLALLFGILAIFSTVALVSILAIKQENKRQLFCGLVASVFSIIMYASPLSIMRLVMRTKSVEYMPFLLSLFVFLCGTSWFIYGLIGNDKFLYIPNGFGCFLGAMQLILYCIYRKNNEDVKKATIDGSLEMGLANPQQPKSIQS, encoded by the exons ATGAGCCATCAAGCCAAAGCTTTGCATTTGGTGTTTGGAGTTATTG GAAATGGTACTGGTTTGTTTTTGTTCCTCTCTCCATC GATTACTTTCAAGAGGATCATCAAGAACAGATCAACTGAGCAATTTTCTGGGATACCATATGTTATGGCATTGCTCAACTGTTTGCTTGCTGCTTG GTATGGGTTGCCTTTCGTATCACCAAACAACTACATGGTTACAGCAATAAATGGAACAGGAGTAGTGATTGAGTCAGTGTATGTCCTAATATTTCTTGTGTTTGCGGCCAAGAAGGAGAAGGGAAGAACCCTGGCTCTTCTCTTTGGCATTCTTGCTATATTTTCCACTGTCGCTTTGGTTTCAATTTTAGCCATCAAACAGGAGAACAAAAGGCAGTTGTTTTGTGGTCTTGTTgcctctgttttctccatcaTAATGTATGCCTCTCCTCTCTCAATCATG AGATTGGTGATGAGAACCAAGAGCGTTGAGTACATGCCATTTCTGTTATCACTATTTGTCTTCCTATGTGGTACCTCATGGTTTATATATGGCCTCATTGGCAATGACAAATTTCTCTAT ATTCCTAATGGATTTGGGTGTTTTCTGGGAGCAATGCAATTGATTTTATATTGCATCTACCGCAAGAACAATGAAGATGTCAAGAAAGCTACAATTGATGGGAGTTTAGAAATGGGGCTTGCAAATCCTCAGCAACCCAAAAGTATTCAATCTTAA